A DNA window from Myxocyprinus asiaticus isolate MX2 ecotype Aquarium Trade chromosome 15, UBuf_Myxa_2, whole genome shotgun sequence contains the following coding sequences:
- the LOC127452453 gene encoding apolipoprotein A-I-like, with protein MKVLVVLTLAVFSGCKANLFYADEPKPQLEQLTDAFWNYVAKATHTADETVQMIRTSQLGQEVNAKLTQSANVASEYAITLKNQMNPLAEDLMTKIIKETEVLRERLGQDLATVRDQLEPYADNLKSQIQQRVEDLRAAMAPYAESLDSETLKATLLQRSEELRGSLEQSVKELQAQLEPYTAEIKEKVDQRLQEFQKTVAPLTEDLQAKIAERAQFVQQSLTPYAEDLKEKLDPYAQNIKAQLTSLYESFIKTN; from the exons ATGAAGGTTCTTGTGGTACTTACACTAGCTGTATTTTCAG GTTGCAAAGCCAACCTCTTCTATGCTGATGAGCCCAAGCCACAGCTGGAGCAGTTGACTGATGCATTCTGGAACTATGTTGCCAAGGCAACACACACCGCAGACGAAACAGTCCAGATGATCAGGACCTCCCAACTGGGTCAGGAAGTCAA TGCGAAACTAACACAGAGTGCTAACGTGGCCAGTGAATATGCCATCACACTCAAAAACCAGATGAATCCTCTGGCTGAAGACCTCATGACCAAAATAATTAAGGAGACTGAAGTGTTGAGGGAGCGTTTGGGTCAGGACCTTGCCACAGTGAGAGACCAACTGGAGCCCTATGCTGACAATCTCAAGAGCCAAATTCAGCAGAGAGTGGAGGACCTCAGAGCAGCCATGGCTCCATATGCAGAGTCCCTCGATTCTGAGACCCTGAAGGCCACTCTGCTCCAGAGAAGTGAGGAGCTGAGAGGGAGCCTGGAGCAGAGCGTGAAGGAGCTGCAGGCTCAACTGGAGCCCTACACTGCTGAAATCAAAGAGAAGGTGGACCAGCGCCTGCAGGAGTTCCAGAAGACCGTAGCCCCCCTGACTGAGGATCTCCAGGCCAAGATTGCTGAGAGAGcccagtttgtccagcagagtctCACACCCTATGCTGAAGATCTGAAGGAAAAGCTGGACCCCTATGCCCAGAACATAAAGGCCCAGCTCACCTCCCTCTACGAGTCTTTCATTAAGACCAACTAA
- the LOC127452462 gene encoding apolipoprotein A-IV-like: METMRVLLVLALAVLTGCQANIFNTTDETIHDNTMSKVEEDINATLSQNNNTANQYAITLKDKMNPLSEDLMSKITKEAEVLREHLEQGLIAVRNQLEPYAENIKSQIQQRVEDLRAAMAPYAESLDSETLQTTLIQIREELRGSLEQSVKELQAQLDPYTADLKEYVDQYLQEYL; the protein is encoded by the exons ATGGAAACCATGAGGGTTCTTCTGGTGCTTGCACTAGCTGTTCTTACAG GTTGCCAAGCCAACATATTTAACACCACTGATGAAACTATCCATGATAACACTATGTCCAAGGTTGAGGAGGATATCAA TGCTACACTATCACAGAACAACAACACAGCCAATCAATATGCCATCACCCTCAAGGACAAGATGAATCCTCTATCTGAAGACCTGATGAGCAAAATCACGAAAGAGGCTGAAGTGTTGAGGGAGCATCTGGAACAGGGCCTGATCGCAGTGAGGAACCAACTGGAGCCCTATGCTGAGAATATCAAGAGCCAAATTCAGCAGAGAGTGGAGGACCTCAGAGCAGCCATGGCTCCATATGCAGAGTCCCTCGATTCTGAAACCCTGCAGACCACACTGATTCAGATAAGGGAAGAACTGAGAGGGAGCCTGGAGCAGAGCGTGAAGGAGCTGCAGGCTCAACTTGATCCCTACACTGCTGATCTCAAGGAATATGTGGACCAGTATTTGCAGGAATATCTGTAG
- the LOC127452460 gene encoding apolipoprotein A-IV-like, which translates to MKVHLVLALVVFTGCQANLLYADEPKPQVEQLTDAFRSYFTQATRSAEETIQMIRTSQLGQEVNQLAITLKSQMDPLAEDLKTKITKGAEMLRERVGVELYTVRCALKPYFEYVITDPIKKGVDYLRSLDSETLKDTLLHSSEELRGNLEQSVKELQAQLEPYSEGLREKLDPYTQNLKAQLTSLYESLTKNN; encoded by the exons ATGAAGGTTCACCTGGTCCTTGCATTGGTCGTGTTCACAG GTTGCCAAGCCAACCTACTCTATGCTGATGAGCCCAAGCCACAGGTGGAGCAGTTGACTGATGCCTTCCGGAGCTATTTTACCCAGGCAACTCGCTCAGCAGAGGAAACCATCCAGATGATTAGGACCTCCCAACTGGGGCAGGAAGTTAA CCAGCTTGCCATTACCCTCAAGAGCCAAATGGATCCTCTGGCTGAAGACCTGAAGACCAAAATCACTAAAGGGGCTGAAATGTTGAGGGAGCGTGTAGGTGTGGAACTGTACACTGTGAGGTGTGCACTAAAGCCCTACTTTGAATATGTCATCACTGATCCAATTAAGAAGGGAGTGGATTACCTAAGATCTCTGGATTCTGAGACCCTGAAGGACACTCTGCTCCACAGTAGTGAGGAACTGAGAGGGAACCTGGAACAGAGCGTGAAGGAGCTGCAGGCGCAACTGGAGCCctattctgaaggcctgagggaaAAGCTGGATCCCTACACCCAGAACCTGAAGGCCCAGCTCACCTCCCTCTACGAATCCTTGACCAAGAACAACTAA
- the LOC127452447 gene encoding apolipoprotein A-I-like, with the protein MMWSSPDSKALPTKLWVSTTTIPSLCYINTDVYQVPPHLLLFTLLKLKTMKVLVVLALAVFTGCQANLFYADEPKLQMEQLTDAFWSYVAKATNTAEETVQMIRTSQLGQEVNAKLTQSADMASEYAITLKNQMNPLAEELMTKITKEAEVLRERLGQDLATVRDQLEPYADNLKSQIQQRVEDLRAAMAPYAESLDSETLKASLLQRSEELRGSLEQSVKKLQAQLEPYTAEIKEKVDQRLQEFQKTVAPLTEDLQAKIAERAQFVQQSLTPYAEDLKENLDPYAQNIKDQLTSLYESFIKTN; encoded by the exons ATGATGTGGAGTAGTCCTGACAGCAAGGCACTACCCACTAAACTTTGGGTTTCCACTACCACAATCCCCTCCCTATGCTACATAAATACAGATGTGTACCAGGTGCCTCCACACTTGTtactttttacttt aCTAAAACTGAAAACCATGAAGGTTCTTGTGGTACTTGCACTAGCTGTTTTTACAG GTTGTCAAGCCAACCTCTTCTATGCTGATGAGCCCAAGCTACAGATGGAGCAGTTGACTGATGCATTCTGGAGCTATGTTGCCAAGGCAACAAACACCGCAGAGGAAACCGTCCAGATGATCAGGACCTCCCAACTGGGTCAGGAAGTCAA TGCGAAACTAACACAGAGTGCTGACATGGCCAGCGAATATGCTATCACACTCAAAAACCAGATGAATCCTCTGGCTGAAGAGCTGATGACCAAAATCACAAAGGAGGCTGAAGTGTTGAGGGAGCGTTTGGGTCAGGACCTTGCCACAGTGAGAGACCAACTGGAGCCCTATGCTGACAATCTCAAGAGCCAAATTCAGCAGAGAGTGGAGGACCTCAGAGCAGCCATGGCTCCATATGCAGAGTCCCTCGATTCTGAGACCCTGAAGGCCTCTCTGCTCCAGAGAAGTGAGGAGCTGAGAGGGAGCCTGGAGCAGAGCGTGAAGAAGCTGCAGGCTCAACTGGAGCCCTACACTGCTGAAATCAAAGAGAAGGTGGACCAGCGCCTGCAGGAGTTCCAGAAGACCGTAGCCCCCCTGACTGAGGATCTCCAGGCCAAGATTGCTGAGAGAGcccagtttgtccagcagagtctCACACCCTATGCTGAAGACTTGAAGGAAAATCTGGACCCCTATGCCCAGAACATAAAGGACCAGCTCACCTCCCTCTATGAGTCTTTCATCAAGACCAACTAA